In Pyrenophora tritici-repentis strain M4 chromosome 6, whole genome shotgun sequence, the DNA window GTGATCCTCCAGGCGACCGAGACGAGTCTTTAGATTTCCTGTATTGGCAAACGTCAGTGGCTCGGGGATTTTGACAATCAGACACCCTTCGATGAACTCCACGGCCCCGGGATTGGACTCCGCATTTGAGAACTGATTCGCTGTGCCCGGTACGCGGCCGAGAATCTGGATGCGCGGCCGGACCGAGTGGCGAATGAGACGGAGTAGGGAGAGGCCGATACCGACACCGATGCCGCGCTTGAGGTCCCATACAATGgtgatgaagaagatgaggcCCATGAGGACAAGCTCTGACCAGCCACGAATCTTCCAGAAGAACTTGATGTCGTGTGGTGCTTCTTCAATAAGCGAATATGCAACTACAGAAACCATGGCGCAGAGCACACCCTTGGGTAGGTAGTAGAAATATGGCAACATGAACACGGTGCATAGGATGGTTATGATGGAGAGTAAGACGGAACTCATCGGTGTCAGACCGCCAGTGGATGCGTTGACCTTGGAGCGACCATAGCCACCAAAGGCTGGAAGGGCCATGAACAGACCACCGGTAATGTTTGCCGTGCCGAGAGCAATGAGCTCTCGGTTCGCGCTGAGCGGCATGTGTACGCCGTCTTTGGTACTGTCGCCGCTACCCAGAGACTTGGCCGCAACAGAAGACTCGAAGAAGCCCAGCATAGCGATAATGAGGGCTGTATTGACGGCATCGCCCACGTATTTGAGGTGTGAGGTCTCGAACGGGAAGTGAACAGAGAACAACTTGGCGCTCGAATTGACGTCTCCGAGCACGGCGAGCCCTTGTTGGTCTAGGCGGTATTTCCATGTCAGCACTGCAGAGAGCACAACGACAACAAATCGGTCGGGTATGTAGGCAACGTTGGGGTATCGTGGTTGCAGTCGCTTCTTGAACTCCCTAAGTGACGGTCAGCAGGGTAGAGTCGAAGATATGGGCAACATACCTGAAAAACATGATGATGGCAAATGCAGTAAACGACATTGCGCAAGTAAGTCCATGTGCCTGTCCAAGGTTGCGGAAGAGGAAAAAGGCCTTGTCCAAGCAGCTACCGTGAGACACCTCATCGGCAGCTAGTCTTGCCAAACCCATTTGCGGTATTGTCTGATCCACGAAGATGACGACACCAATAGCGCTGATGAAGCCTCGCAAAAAAGGTCGGCTCAAGACATTGTCGAGGAAGCCAAGTCTGAAGAAACCTGCTATGAGAATAAAAGCACCAGCCATGCAGGTTACTATACCCGCAATCTCAGCATTGCGCCGGCCGTCGTTGTCACCGACCTTGCCCTTTCTGATATTCTCGCGCACAATCTCTCCGATCAGGAGCGAACCAGGTGCTTCTGGGCCCACGATCATCTGCGGACAAGTGCCCAGTACGGCGTATATGAGCGGGTTGAGGGCGAAGCTGTAGAGACCGTGGACGGGCGGCAGGTGTGCGAGGTTGGAGGCGTAGGACAAGGCCATGGGGATGTAGAAGGAGGCCATGGTGACGGCTGCAATGAGGTCGCCCTTGAAGTAGCGCCATTTGTACTGCCGTGTCCAGTTGAGGACTGGTATGTAGTACTTCAAGTACATCATACGTTTATCCTTGATGCCATGACGCTCAGCCAACCAGCGAGTCGTGCTCATCTTGGATTTGCCTCCCTTGTTTGTGACGCCGTCGCCAAAGGCATCGCTCAGCAGCGAGTTTGTCTCGTCTGGCCCATCACCATCCGGTGACCCTCTCAAGCCCGGAAAGGTACCTCCAAAGCTCTCATCCGAGTGTATGCTGCCTGCAAAGCTACCGTAGTTACGATGTACCCCCGGCCTCCCCGGCGCCTCATCTTGAAGTTCGAGCAGTCGCGACCGCGCCGTTGGCTCAAAGTCAATCTCTATAATGGGACCTTGAGACGCGGTATTCTCGCGGTTCGAGTGGACGGAAGAGGCGTCGGTGGCAGGTTGTATGCCGTCGGTGGAGAAGCCAAGGTCGTGGCTATCGCTACCCGAGGGTTGAGGCTCATCGTCATAATAGCGGCGCCGGGGGTGCATGACTTCCTCTGGCGAGCTGGATCTGTCTGAAGGGACATGGGCGTTCCGCAGCTGGCTGGGCGTAGCGGGCGCGTGTGGATGGCGGACGCTGGTTGTCGACGACTCACGCGAATGAGAGGCCTGTCCAGCCGGACTGTCGTCTGCTGTGTTTCTTTTTGGCGCCATGTCGACGACGACTTGTGTGCTTTGCGACGGTGCACTATCAGCGAATCGGAGTCGAGGTATTGCCGACGTTATATCCGCTCGGTTATATCTCTGGTATATCTCTTGTATACTGCAAACCTCGGATCGAGAGTGAGTGACGTTACTCAGCGGCTATCCTGCCTTTTCTGCTTGCTTGCAGCGGGGACAAGAGCATGGAGACGCGCCTGCATTGTGGTTTGGAGTTTTGAGGCGGCCGAGGAGAAGTTTACCTAGCTTCTAACATCGAACAGGGTCGAAGCGCCGACGAGTCATGCACGTGCGCATTGCGATGGCATCGAGGCCAGCGCCCCACTACGTAAATGTCTCACTCCAAGCCAGGCGGGCCATGGCATGGAGCGAGTAAATGGTTGCAGCGACCGTTGTGACTTAAATCTGACTTCTCCGCCTGCACTATTATGGACTGGACGGGTCCGATGGTACCGCTGCTGCCCTGCAGTAGCGCCGTTCTCGGAGCTCGACGTGGGAGCCCCAGGAAAAAAAGACCATGGAGTCATCGTATCGTGATTAATCCGCCAGACTTCCCCAGTATTCCGAATTCCGTACCATCACGTATAAGATAGCCTCACATTACAACACTGGCTGTAGTTGACACTTGAGAATTAACTAATCTCTTATTACACGATCCAACTGCAATGGCTTTCCCCACACTACATGCCCGTGCAGAGGCTAAACCTCTTGAACACCGCTCGTGGTGAGTAGTCCCTGTAGTTGCATGATATAATTTTCTAATACCCTCAAGTCTCACACCCACAACCGCAAAGAAGCTGCTCGATGCTGGCTACCCTGTCCTCGTCGAGCGCTCGCCCAAGGACCCCAACTACGCCCGTATCTTCAAAGACGACGAGTTCGAGGAGGTAGGCGCGACGCTCATCGAGGAAGGCGCATACAAGACGGCCCCCAAGGACCGCATCATCATCGGCCTAAAGGAGCTGCCAGAGGACAAGTTCCCGCTCGAGCACACATTCGTACACTTTGCACATTGCTACAAGCAGCAAGGCGGATGGGAAAACGTATTGGCGAGGTTCCCCCGTGGCGGTGGCACATTGTATGACCTCGAGTTCCTGCAAGATGAGTCAGGCAGGCGCGTTGCTGCCTTTGGCTACCACGCCGGTTTCGTCGGCGCTGCTCTTGCCATCAAGGTATGTTGAGGAAGGTGCCATGCTACCACATTTCTGACTCTTCCTAGACATGGGCTTGGCAACTCACCCATCCCAACGGCGAGCCCCTTCCTGGTCTAGAGACCTTCACTGAGGGACGCGGCTACTACAACAACGAGAGCGAGTTGATTacccaactcaaggaagaTGTCGCAGCCGGCGAAAAGATCGCAGGACACAAGCCCAGCAGTCTGGTGCTAGGTGCTCTCGGCCGCTGCGGCTCTGGTGCCGTCGACCTCCTTGAGAAGATTGGCTGCCCTGAGATCAAGAAGTGGGATCTTGCCGAGACCAAGGAGCGCGACGGCCCATACCCCGAAATTGTCGAATCTGACATCTTCGTCAACTGCATCTACCTTTCCAAGCTCATCCCGCCTTTTGTCAACAAGGAGAGTCTCAAGTCGCCAAACCGCAGACTCAGCGTCGTTTGCGATGTCAGCTGTGACACTACTAACCCTCATAACCCCATTCCCATCTACGATATCAACACCACCTTTGACAAGCCCACAGTTGAGGTTTCTGTCGAGGGTGACGGTCCTAGACTATCTGTCATCTCCATTGACCACCTTCCCTCTGCGTTGCCTCGTGAGTCTTCAGAAGCCTTTAGCAACGCTCTGCTGCCTAGCTTGATGGCTCTGAAGGACCGCGCGACAACGCCTGTGTGGCAGGGTGCTGAGAAGCTCTTCCAAGAGAAGGTTCAGACGCTGCCGGGTGGTGTCCCCGCAAAGGAGGTATAGATGTGCTGGGAGTTGAGTGAAGTAGCACATATATGAATCACGAATTCGTGCATTAGTAGATgaaatcaaacaaatcaagCAACGAAATAATGCATTTTGTGAGACAGGCTTGATATCAATGATACCCTTGCCGATAGAAAGACGCAAAACCTTGGGTATCtggaagaagaaaaagatCCCGCCGCAAATGAAACTCCCAAACACCACTGCTTTTGTAATGAAAACCCCTCAAAACAAACCTCCTCGCTGTCATGCCATACATCTCAGCGGGGTGTTGAAGTTCAAATTTCCCACTTCCCACCACACACACTCAAAGCTCAAACCACCTATTGGCCAACACCTTGCCCTCGTACTTCACACCGCCAACCCTGTCCACCTCATCCGCCACGAGCGTCCAGAAGTTCCTCTCGACCTTGGCGACAGCCTCAATAAGCATCTGCATCCTCGCCTCTCCCTTCAGCTCCTCCAACTCCTCTGCTGTCGCGGGCTGTCTGACGTTGTCCTTGAGCTCAATCGCGTTCTCGAGGTTCTTCACACGCTTCCGTCCGGCGCGGGGGACAGCGACCTTGGCTTTCGGTTTTGCTGCAGAAGAACCAGGAGCAGAGGAGGTAGCGGCAGCGGAACCGGGGACAGAGGGATCTGCGCTCGTGGGAGTAGAGCCAGGCTGGACAAGAACCTGTCCGGGATCCCTCAAGTAAGTGTAATCTTTGGCGTCGAAGCCAATCTCAGCCACTGGTGTTGCTGTCATCGGAGCTGCGAGGATGTATCGAGAGTACACACTGGCTGGGTTCCAGACTGGTGCCTTATTGCGGTCCTGTCGTGCTGCGTTGAGTTGGATCGCGATGTCCATCCACTTCATCTTCTTGTCGTCGCGGAGGCTGGTGATGAGCTGGACCTCGGGGTCCGACGACGATGGAGCGGGCAGCTGAGCCGGTGGTATCAGTGTAGCCGGGAGTGCCGTGACCGAGTTCTTGAGGGTGCGGGCTTggaggagggagaggttGGGGTCTACCGGATCGGTAGGCATCGTGTAGGGGTTTGCGTTGTTTGGGTCGAAGGCGACAATGTTCTTGGAAAGGCGGCTGGGGGTGGGTGTGGGGTGAGTTGGAGAAGAGGGGGTAGGTGTGGAGTCGTAGTCGATGCTGGTGTCTGAGAAGTGGTAGTCGTCGTAGGAGATTCCTGTCTTATGTCAGTCTTCTCTTCCTAGCTTCGTATGCGGCAAGGGCAGACTTACCGGCCTTTGTGGCGGGGGTGCTCAGGTGAGTGGTGCCTTCGCCCTCACCTTCCTCCTCTGGCTCCTGGACTACCGGAGCCTTTCCCTTGCCTTTACCCTCATAGGCGGGCTCTTTGACCTTGGCCTTGGCCTTGCCATTGCTGCTGAAGACGACGGGTACTTCTACGTTCGATTCGTCGAAGTAGTTGTACCCGTCGTCTTCAACGCGTTGGCGAGACCTCGAAGGGCCACTCCAATGTGTTAGCGTGCTGGATACATTGGATGTGGCACTTGTGAATCTGATCTTTATATACCCTCattgttggaaggccttgtacgatcgtacggtgaataacagtagctaaggtaatcttgtgtattggtattctggtgtatgatgattctacgaatgtgggggctacgaaggtatacatagcgttgggtccgagttgggccgaagtaggatcgaggcggtacattgggccttattaggcgacacaccgtgtgtatgccgacactcATACTGCATACAGTATAATCCGTAACCGTGATGTTGGCCCCCAAAACAGCATGGAGGAGGATACAAAGCATGCTTAGGAGGGAGCGATGTGTACTTACGACTCAGTGTGTCTGCCAGAGCTCATGGTGATATAGTGGTATGCGGTGGTGGGGTAATGTGGTAGTTGTCTTGGGGGGTGACGTAACTTGAGGAGCAAGAGAGTTGTCAGAGTTGTCTGTAGCAATGGGGTGGAAGTGGGGTTATATAGTACACTGGGGGTGAGATTGCGCCAAGCCAAACTCTAGGTGAGCGCGTTTTCGACTCCTGGTGAGCGCGTTTTCGACTCCAGGTGAGCGAGGAGCTCCCAAAAGGGCGC includes these proteins:
- a CDS encoding SUL1, Sulfate permease and related transporter (MFS superfamily), producing the protein MAPKRNTADDSPAGQASHSRESSTTSVRHPHAPATPSQLRNAHVPSDRSSSPEEVMHPRRRYYDDEPQPSGSDSHDLGFSTDGIQPATDASSVHSNRENTASQGPIIEIDFEPTARSRLLELQDEAPGRPGVHRNYGSFAGSIHSDESFGGTFPGLRGSPDGDGPDETNSLLSDAFGDGVTNKGGKSKMSTTRWLAERHGIKDKRMMYLKYYIPVLNWTRQYKWRYFKGDLIAAVTMASFYIPMALSYASNLAHLPPVHGLYSFALNPLIYAVLGTCPQMIVGPEAPGSLLIGEIVRENIRKGKVGDNDGRRNAEIAGIVTCMAGAFILIAGFFRLGFLDNVLSRPFLRGFISAIGVVIFVDQTIPQMGLARLAADEVSHGSCLDKAFFLFRNLGQAHGLTCAMSFTAFAIIMFFREFKKRLQPRYPNVAYIPDRFVVVVLSAVLTWKYRLDQQGLAVLGDVNSSAKLFSVHFPFETSHLKYVGDAVNTALIIAMLGFFESSVAAKSLGSGDSTKDGVHMPLSANRELIALGTANITGGLFMALPAFGGYGRSKVNASTGGLTPMSSVLLSIITILCTVFMLPYFYYLPKGVLCAMVSVVAYSLIEEAPHDIKFFWKIRGWSELVLMGLIFFITIVWDLKRGIGVGIGLSLLRLIRHSVRPRIQILGRVPGTANQFSNAESNPGAVEFIEGCLIVKIPEPLTFANTGNLKTRLGRLEDHGTGMAHPALPRVRRAENNKNIIFDVHGVTSLDGAGAQVLSEIVESYRKRNVRVFFCRVPKESSPVFQLFDKSGIVEMCGGKHHFVSSVEEALRLTELERLQEEWQVDSAESSRAVSSTT
- a CDS encoding Ald, Alanine dehydrogenase, yielding MAFPTLHARAEAKPLEHRSCLTPTTAKKLLDAGYPVLVERSPKDPNYARIFKDDEFEEVGATLIEEGAYKTAPKDRIIIGLKELPEDKFPLEHTFVHFAHCYKQQGGWENVLARFPRGGGTLYDLEFLQDESGRRVAAFGYHAGFVGAALAIKTWAWQLTHPNGEPLPGLETFTEGRGYYNNESELITQLKEDVAAGEKIAGHKPSSLVLGALGRCGSGAVDLLEKIGCPEIKKWDLAETKERDGPYPEIVESDIFVNCIYLSKLIPPFVNKESLKSPNRRLSVVCDVSCDTTNPHNPIPIYDINTTFDKPTVEVSVEGDGPRLSVISIDHLPSALPRESSEAFSNALLPSLMALKDRATTPVWQGAEKLFQEKVQTLPGGVPAKEV